GTAATGCGACAGGCGGAATACGAGGCGCAATAATCGGCTCGGTTATCTGTGGCATTATTTCAACAGCCGGTTCTGCTTTGCTCTTTCAGCCGCTACAGGATGCCGGAGTGGATTCACCCACCGTGTATTCGACAACAGATTTTACCCTGTTAGGCAATACATTAAATGGTATCCTGTCATTATTCCGCTAAAACAACGTCCTCATCGCTAATATGAATACTGTCCATTCTGGACAGTATTCATCTATTTTGTCATGATTAAGAGCCTGGCCCAGCAGGCGTTATTGGCGCAGCCAGTTTGGACACGAACAGCGCGGAGAAACCGCAGCGTACAGGTAACGTGAGGATTTCGAGCACTGCCCAGGGCCAAAATGGCAAGTAAAATAGCCTGATGGGCCAGGTTCTAAATTCAGATGTTATCACCATGATACCTGTGATAAGCTGTCGAAGTCTTGTGCAATGGGTACTTGAGTCGTCACTATCTGTATTTCTCCTGATACTGCCAGATAAAAGCCTGTCCCGTCGGCATACCAGGCACCGACTGCGCGGAGAAACCGCAATGTGCGCAAGCAGATAAAGTACCTGGCTACGCCTGTCGAGTTCTGAAGCAATTCTGATAGATGAGAACATTAATCAATGATATGTAATATTGGTGGAGACAATCATTATGAATGACAAACACTATGCTGGTCACATGGACTAATACCACAAAGGCGCAAACTTTCTGTCAATACTGTATTGTTATTTACTCTCTTATTATCTGCTCAGAAGATAATGCGGTAAAAAAAGCAATCTACGAAAAAAAATATTATTTTGTTCATTCTCTTTTAACACGTGTGAATGGTACGGGTATTATTGCGCCTGTGGCAAATAATTCAGGCACTGTTTTCTCCATTTACATCCTCATCAGCAATCCAGTAAATAGCCTGCACATGGAAAAAAGGATTAAAAATGAAGAATCTAATTAATGCCATTGTAGTGGAAGATGATGCTAACATGTTGTTTTTCATTGAAAATTTTATTAAGCATAATCATTCATATCGCTTACTGGGCAATGCCAATACCATTCAGCAAGCGAAAGTGATCATTGCCGCATTAAAACCCGATTTGCTGTTTCTTGATAATTTTTTACCGGATGGTAAAGGTATCGATCTACTGAAATATTTACGAATATCTCATCCCTCAATCGATGTTATATTGATTACTGCCGCTAATGATATTGATACGATTAAAATAGCATTCCGTCACGGTGTTTTTGATTATCTGATCAAACCTTTCATGATCGATCGGCTCAATGAATCACTGACTAATTACCTGATTTACAGCCATCAATATAATCATCACCAGTGGCAGCAGCAGGATATTGATAAATTATTTCATGCTAATTTAAATCATTATCATGAAAATGGCTTATCCTACCCGAAAGGTATTGATAAATTAACCTTACTACAGGTTTGTGCTGCGTTTCATGGTCAGCAGACTGAACATAGTGCTGGAAGTCTGGGTAAATGTATAGGGATCAGTAAATCTACTGCCCGGCGGTATCTCGAATATTGTAAACAAATAAGAATGCTGGAGGCACATATTGTTTATGGCGCAGTCGGCAGGCCAGAAAGGATATACCGTTTAACGGGAAAAATGGATACCCATTAGATTCCCGGCACGCGGCTGTTTGTCAGGCAACAGCGTGCCACCAGCATTAATTAGTGACTCTCTGATACCTGCTTGCAGTTTTCCAGCCAGGCTGGCATATCAATTTTACCATTTTGCATATATTTTTGCTGATTCTGCCAGTGAGCCACAAGGAAGGGCTTCAGCGCAGTCAGCCGCTTATTCAGCGTCAGCATTTGATCAAATACACTGACTTCATGCTGCAGTCCTTCCTGGCCATACAGCGTGGCGGCATCAACCAGGCTGCTGGCATAGTAGCTGGTCAGTTGCTGGAGCCGGTCAGCACTCTCCCCCAGTTTTGCTTTGCGGCTGATGCAGTTCGCATCACTGGCCTCTTTATCCTTACACAGTGCAGCATAATTTTGCTGTAAAAAATCGAGGAAGCGGCCATCGTCCTGCAGTTTGGTACAGAGAAAAGAACCAAGATTGAGGCTGGCACGGATTGATTGTGCCCGTTCTTCCTGCTGGCTCTGGTTACTGGCGCGCAACTGATTTTCCAGATCTTTCAGTTTTTGCTTCAGTGCTTCATCCCCAACATCAGAAGCCAGATCACCCAGCGCTTTCACGGTGTTATTTTCCGTTTCATCGCCCTTTTGTGTCTCTTTCTGACTGTCATTTCCCAGCTGTTGCCAGCTCTTTTCCAGCTGTTTTGCCCTGTTTGCCGACGTAATCGTCGGCGCGACCAGCACTAAGCGTAAACCGGTTGTTTTACTGCTTGTCGGGGTCGCCTCATGATAGTAATTAATCTCTTCACGCGCCGCGCTACGGATCCCCGCCTGTTGCGACTGAAAATTACCACCACGAACCACAAATCCCCCGGCCTGGCCATGTAGCCGATTGAGTTTATTGAGATAAAAAGGGGTAAACATCATCTCGGAGACATTTCCTAGCATATCATACAGACCGAGCGGATTTGGCTTAAGCAGGCCAATAAGCTGTAGCTTGCCATTGGAAGATTGCGCGCCAGCAAACCATTCATAGTTGGTCATTTCATCCATAGGGTAATGGATATCGCGAAACTCCGCACTGTTCACTTTCAAGCCACCACGAGCGGCAAATTCCCATTCAGCTTCGGTCGGCAGGCGGACAAAACCAGGATTGCCATCCTCTTTTGGCAGCTTATCCAGCGCATGGGTACGTAACCACTGGTTATATTTATCTGTGGCATTGATCGCATCAAACCAGCTCATGCCGGTTGCTGGCGTACTGAGCTGACGCGATGGTGTGGGACACTCCCCAGCCATCAGTGCCTGATATTGCAGCGTGGTCAGCGCATATTTACCTATCAGATAGTAACGCCCTTTTCCTTTCTGCTGGCTGAAACTGCCTGCGATAAAAGCCGGGTAGCTGTGTTCAACAACCCCCCAGTCGCCACCGTCCTGGCCTAATTTAACCGGCAGATCATCCAGCGGATCTGAGGCGGGAATGACAACCTGACGAAAGGCCATCGCCCCTTCGCAAGGCATGGGCAGGATGATATCGTCATCCGCAGGTTTAGGATTCCAGGTTTTTACATCCCAGGATGCAGCCTGCACGGATGACAGGCCAGCCAGCAGGCTGACAATTAACCCGCAAGATAATAAAGAGGGAGTAATAGTCACAAATAATCTCCGTCAATCAACAAATTAACCCGCATGTCCACAGCGGGCTTACACTTCACGCAGGCTTTGCGCCGGTTCAATATTAATCGCCCGCCAGGCACCGATACCGGCGACCAGCAGTGCGATGATCAGTGTCAACACCATCGCCATCAGGCCATGTACAGGGGTCATTTTACATAGCATATGATCTGTCGCCTGACTGGTCGCCAGTGAATGATTAAAAATCTGACTGGCGAGAAGATAGAGGCTGTAACCCCCGATATAAGCCACCAGACTGAGCATAGCGCCCTGAAACAGCACATACCAGACAACCGACGAGCGGGTGAATCCCAGCAGGCGCAGCACCGCAATATGCTTACGTTTACGATCCACATTGGCAATAAATGACCCGGCCAGCGAGGCAATACACCCCACCAGTGCCGTGCCAGCAATAATGTTAAAGATCACCCCCAGCACCCGGTTGATACTTTTTACATTCTCAATATCGGCCAGTCGGCTGGCGGTTTCGATATGCCAGCTGCGTAAATCATTCTCCAGCGCCGCCACCTGATCGATATCGCTGGCATAGAGCCGGGCACGTGCGTAGCGCGGCGGTTTACCATCCGGACGATTCCCACTGGTGATACCAAGTTCAGGGCTGATATCACCATCCCGGAAATGTTCCAGCATCATCAGTAAGTCAGGCTGAGTAAAAATAGCGGCACGGTTAAAATAGATGGCAGGCAGTATTCCCTTTACTGTCAGCGATTTACGCCCCCATTCCTGACGATTTTTTAGCTGGCGGCTGACCCGCAAGGTGATTGTACTGCCTACTTTGACCGCCAGTTTACGCGCGGCCTCCTGGGTCAGGATCACCTCATCATGACGCGCGATAGTCAGCTTTTCCAGCAAGGGATCGCCTGCTGCGGTCGGGATAACTTCAACATTTTCAATAAAATGGCTGCTATCACTCTGTAAGTCAGCCAGCGTATTCAGGGAGCGGGTTTGACCGATCACAAATCCGACATCAGGCCGTTGGCGTAATTGCTCAATCCACTCAGCTGGATAGCTCCCGCTACTGAGCATACGGATCTCCAGGTTACGCGGATCGCGAGCCAGCGCCTCCTGCAACTGGCTGACGATCCCAAAGCGCAGACCGAACAGCAACAACAGCGGCGCAATGACCGCCACCAGCGAGGAGATGATACAAAACGAGATAATCCGATCATGCCAGAGATCCTGCAGCGCCAGCCGGGCTGGCAACAAAATAGGTTTACAGGACAAAATAAGTTCCCCCTGACGTGGACTCTGCGTGGTTAAAACGGGCAGTCAGGCACGGTAAATTAAAACGCTGTACCAGCGGCCAGTCATGACATACCACCAGCGCCATCATGCCCTCCTGTTTCACCAGATCGATAAACAGACTGAAGAGTTGCCGAGCGTTGTGAGGATCGAGGGCGGCGGTCGGCTCATCGGCCAGAACCAGACAAGGGTGATGAGCAACAGCACGGGCAAATGCCGTGCGTTGCCGTTCACCAAACGAGAGTTGTGCCGGATATCGCGTCAGCAAAGGCGCCAGTTTTAAGCGCTCAATCACTCTGTCGAGCCGTTGTTTATCCACGGCCATATTCAGCAACTGGCCAGGCAACTGGATGTTATCGCGCACGGTCAGATAGGGTAGCAAGCCCCCATTTTGCAGGACAAAACCCAACTGGCGCGCCCGAATAGCGGCCAGTTCTGCCTGTTGATTCGACCTGATCAGCGCGGCCACATCCTGTTGTTGCTGCGTGTCATCTAACAGGAAACGCTCCACCGTCGCCGGGCGTAGCAATAATCCTATCGCCTCCAGTAGTGTGCTTTTGCCACAGCCGCTTTCCCCGGTCACCGCAATCACCTGACCGGGCTGTAACTCCAGTTGCGGCAGCCAGACATGGTGAGCCTGTGGCCCGCTGCCACGGATAACGTGCAGCTGATTAATCTGTAACATCAGGGCATCATTTCCAGTGGTACCGGGTAAACCCGGTCACGGGCGTCACTGTCTTTCGCCAGTGGCACCCAACGGTCAACATCGGCATTATATTTCTGGTAGTAACGCAGCTTGGTTGACAGGGTACGGATAAATTTCTCCTGAGATAAACCATCCCAGCTCTTCCAGGTGTCCTCATCAAGATTAAGCACATCACTGCGGTAGGGCAGATCCGCAAGATATTCGCCTAATACGCCAAGATCACCGATTTTAGCCTGATCCTTCTGTTTCAGTTGATTGGGATCAGCGCCCATCGTCGCGGCGACGGCACGCAGTTGATCGAACATTTTCGTCGGTGAAATGATGCCTTCATTTGCCGCCTGCAGGATCTGACTGATCACATCGCTCAAATCACTTAACTGACCTTTGGTTAATAGCACGCGAACATCGGTCACCGGAATATTCTGTTTAATCAGATCACGATCGCTGATCCAGGCCTGAAAAACCTGTGGCGCTTGCGTATTATTTTGTTTCCCCAGATAAGCTAACTGCATCGCATGACCAATCAGTGCGGTATCCTGTAATAATTTCTGCTCGGAAGTCAGCTTTTTACCCTCGTCTTTGGCATAGATGGCACTGCCAATCGCACTTTCTCCCATATAGGCAGCTTTAACCTGGGCGGTAATCGCCGAGGCGAGGGTATCCACTTGCCGACCAAAAACGTTCAGATCGCCAGCATCCACCGCCTGATAAAGGCTGGATTGCGTGCTGTCAAAAACGGACAGATCACGGTACTGCTCTTCCGCTTTAGCATGATCATCTTTACCGGATGCTGTTTTCAGGTGCAGCGTATAGATAGCGATACCCCGGTTGCCAGCCTCCAGACGAAGTTGCTTCGCATCCAGCCCGGTAGACGACAGTTTATTGCTCCCTTCGATTGCGCCAGCATCGGTAATCAGCACGATGTAGCGGGCGCCAAAAGCGTTCCAGTCGATGGTGTCAATCGCTGACAGCACACCCGCATAGGCGTCTTCATCGTACAGCGAGCTGGAGACCTTCGCCTCTTTCAGCGCAGCGACCTGATGGAGAAAATCGGCGCCATCTTTCACTTTATTCGGATCGACATACGTTCTGGTGGTATATTCAAGCCCAGGCACCGCTTTGGTATTAGAGCGGAAAGAGATCAAACCAAACTTGACCTGGTTTTGCAGGTTCTCTTGTTTTATTTTGTCGTAGATTTTATTAACCGCTTGTTTGGTGCGTTCAATATAAGGTCCCATTGAGATCGTCGAATCGATAACAAAGACCACTGACGCTTTAAAACCCTTGAGCTGATTAACATCATCATTTTTTTTATCTTTATCCGGTTCCGCCACCTTGCTCACGGAGGCGACGTTAAGCAGACGGGTGTAGAAACCATTTTCCGTCATCACCTCCTCACCACTCAGAATCGGTAACAGATAAAACTGTTTTTGCAGATCAACAAAATATTCCGGCTCCTGCGCCACGACCCCTTCGACGAGTCCTTCACGTTTGAGTCTGGCACGCAGCGGGGCGACAATCGATACCGGATCAGCGGCTGCCAGGATCGTATCAAGGCTTTTTTTCTCTTTAAAAAACAGCAAGCGATCACGATTCGCCGGATTGGTGAAGGCCAGGGTTAACTGCATTTTCCAGTCAACGGTGCACGCCTGTGGCAACCAGCCGCTGATTTTACCGTAACTGTCCGGGCCGACCTGGAGCCAGCTTTTACCATTGGCATCGGCTTTTTGATAGACATACAACCGACTAAACGCAGGTTGTAGCTCTCCCTCTTCATCACCGGCATTTTTCGCCAGCTTGCAACCCGGAGTGGTTAACACCCGCTGATATAAAGTCTTTTTCCCTTCCTGAAGAAGCGGCTTATCGCCATCCGCCGCCAGCGCATAGCTGGCGCACAACAGACCGCATACAGACAGTGCCAGACAGCGCGATCTCTTCATCATTTACGTAACTCCTCAAGACGTTGTTTGGCCTTTTGATTTTCAGGATCGAATTGCAATACCGTTTCATACCAGTACGCCGCAGTGTCAGCGTCCGGCGCGTTAAAACAGTCGCTGGGCTGATGATCTTTAGGGTCATATTCACCGGCATAAGCGAGCGCCACCTGACTGTCTCCCCCCTGGGCACGGTTCGCATACAGACGTTGTGCCACACCACATTTTTTCGCCTTTTTCGCCTCGCTGATGATCGCCAGCAGTTTGTCACTGTCCATTTTTTGCTGGACACACAGCTGGACAAACTCCATTTCGCTGAGTTTATCGAGATTCGCAGAGGAGCATTCCGTCACCACTGGCTGCTCTGTCTCGGCTGCGGGGGGTGGGGTGTTGACCACAGGGGCGATGCTTTCTTTTGGATGATGTCCCCAAAACCACCATAACGCCCCCCCCACAAGCAACAGTAGCAGTAACAGCAGAAAAACAAGGATCAGGGGTTTACGTGATCGTGGCGCTGTTTGTTCCACCACCGGTTCTGCTTCGGCAACCGGCTCTGGGGTTTCGACGATTAACGGCGCAGGTTCTGTCACCATCGGCTCAACAGGTGGGACAGGCTCAGGCGGTAATACCGGTTCTGCCGCCACCGGCACCACCGGCTCAGATACCTTTAATTCACCGCTGCTACCATAGTCGTCAGTACAACCGATCGCATCGGATGACAGCAATTCATCACGCGCCAGTTGCACTGTGGTATTGCGTGTTTCTCCGCTCGGCAGCGCGACCTGAATCTGTACCTGGCTGGTATTCGCCAGTAACGGATCAAGCACCACAGCACCAATACGAAAACCGGTGCCTTTGTCCAGTGGATAACCACCGCTGATCTTAAACCAGTGCTGGGCGGTGCTCCAGCTACCGTCCGGCTGCAGATAGTTTTGTTCATTATTACCGAGGGTAAATGTCAGATCCGGCAGAATACTTTGATCGCCACGCAGGCGAATCATCAATTGTGCAGTTCCCGGTATTGCTGGCTGACAGGCAATGATTTTCGCTAGCATGACACGCTCTCTTGTTTCAGATGACTGATGATTTGACCCAGCTGGCGATTCTGTTCGAAGGAGATATCGCGCGTCGCACTGTGGCCCGCATTGTTAAGGATTTGGGTCATCAATGCCGAGACCCAGTCGCCAATGTAGGCGATCCCTGGGGTGGCGGCGACAGACGGCAACTGTGGCAAGCCATCGCTGGTCAGCGCCATTTTTTTGCTAAACACTTTTTCTTTATCACCGAGATAACTGGCGGGGATCTGTTCGGCTGGCAGGGTGAGATAACCAAACCAGGCAATAAAATCACTGATCGTCAGCTGTGCGCGCAGCACCTGACGAGCCATTAATTGTTCACGTCGGGTATTGATCTGCTGCTGACCTGCCAGCACCTGTCTCAGGGTGTTTTCCAGATCCTGACGGCTGGCAGCGGTAATCAACTCTTCACTCAGTAAATTCAGCGATTCAGCTGAAAGACCGGGGGGAGCCCAGTAGGCACCCTGTTGCGCCAGCTCGCGCAGATGGGCAATCCATGCGGTAAAGACCTGATGAGCAAATTCATCATCCAGGCTGCTGCCTGGTGGCAGTACCGTTGCCCCCATCGCAGAGGCGGTGTCGGTTTCCGCGCTGCGGGTGGCCTCTTGCGCGAAGGGGTTGGCACCAAACGGATTGGCCGCCAGTAACGGCTGCGCTGGGGCATCTTCTGTGGTAGGCGATGTCTGCTGCTGATCGCGAATACTGAGATAAATATTATCCAGTTCGTGCACCGGTAATGCCAGGCGGTAGATCAATTCACCAATATTATGGGTATTTTCCGACAGGCTCTGCCATAGCACTTTGGCGATCTCCTGTTTTCGGGCTTGCTGACCATCACCATCCCGTTCATACCAGCGACCCAGTTTCTGTTCGCCTATCTCTTCGCGATACTGGAGCAGCTGCGCATGCAGATGCTGCAATTTAAAATCGAGGTGCGCCACGCCCTGTAATGCTGTTGTCAGGCGCGATATGCCACCATCATTAAGCTTCAGCATCGCCTGCCATGCCATCTGCGGTTCCGCGACATGACAGCGCACATTTTTACCACTGATAAAAGTGGCCCCCATCTGGTCCAGTACCCCCTGATAGCGTTCCGCAAAGGCCACTTCATGGAGTTTTTCTTCACTACCGGCGACAGGTTCGAGGGTAAGGAATGGGTTATCCAGCCCCGGTTTACGCACCAGGAAGCAGTTATTAAACGGCTTGCCTGGCGTCCACTGTTGCAGCCAGTCGTACTGGCCAAAACGCTCCAGTAAGGTCATATGTAACATGCCTTCCCAGCCCTCTTTTAACTGCGCTTCGCTGAGTTTCAGGCTGTTATTGATCCGCATATCACACATGGTAATCGCCCAGAACAGTCCGGGTTGCCGCGCTTCACGCTGCTGGGCATTTTTACCCTGGGTTTTTTCTACCCAACGATTTAACACCGGGCCAACATCCGCCACATCACTCTGTTTCGCTGAACTGGCACAGACCACCAGGGCATCCATCTCCTGGTTATCGGTATAGCGTTCAAACAGATAGGCCACTTTGCCGCGCAACAGAAGTTGTGAGATAGGGTTGAGCCCCTCTCTGCCCGCCTCTTCCAGCGCGGTTATTTTCAGCCGACCACGATAGCCGGGAAAATCGAGTAAGTCCATCTGCGTCATGACGCTACCGTCACTCACTTCTGCCAGTGGAAAGATCAGTTCCGCCGTCAGCGCGGTCAGTTCCGCTTGTAACAGTGTGGTGCGTGCGAGTTGCTGATCTTCCTTCCAGTAGCCAATCTCAACCTGCCGATCCTCGCCGGAACCGAGGCGATTGATGCTGTCAACATTCATGATACTGCCGTGACTGTGATCGATCAGGGTGGGCAGCGGCGCAAAAACCAGACTGGCATGGTTGAGTTTTTCCAGTACCCGGGCAAGGGTACGGTAGGTTTCCGTTAAGGCAGGTTGCTCTCCCCAGAGCAGAGAGAATAACTCTGCCCGCTCGCCCGAGGTCAGGGCGGGGGCGATTTTTAATACCTGCGGCCAGTAAGCATGTTCCAGCTTTTCCACCGACTTTTTGAACGAGGCATTCAGGTAATCCCACAATGCCACCACATCTTCACGACTGACGCCATTATTTGCCGTGGGCTGAGTGGCGCGTTGCAGGAACGGCTGTAAGCAGGCGTCAATACGGCTCTGATCCAGTTGATAACTCAACTGCTCATGGTTGAAATCATTAAACCAGGTATTCGCCAGAATTTTTGCCAGATCAATTTCGCTAAACAGACGTAGCGGCACAGGATAGTCTGCGGGCGCGACAGGAGCCTGGGCGGTAAAACGGGTCACCAGTCCGGTGGCTTCTTTCCCGCCACCGACCGGGTTGACCTGTTGAATAAAATCGATCCGCTGGTCACCATACAGCGCCTCCAGCCCGCCGCTGCTGTCGGCGGCTAACGCTGAAATCAAGTAAGATTTACCCGCCTGCGAGATACCGAAGATCCCCACGGTCATCGGCGTACCTGCGACATCTGTCAGGGTCGTCGCCAGATTACGGGTTCGTAGCAGACTGAGATTGAGTTTATCCGCCTCATTTTCCAGTCGCCGGGAGCCTACCCTGACGGTATCCACCCAGCCAAGCGCCTGCTGACATCCTTCGGCGACAGCAGCCCAACCCTGAATGAGAGCTTGTTGTTGATTGGTCATTATTTTTTAACACTCCCGCTATCGAGCCAATGCTGACTGTTAATGAGCCCGGTATCAGGCAGGGTATTCAGTTCCAGTTCGACATCCCGCTTGTTAAATGATTTATCCGTATTGCTGCTGACCTCTGCCACTGCCAGGCGATCACTGATTAAGCCTAACTGCCGTGCGCGAATCCCTTTATCCACCATCAGCCTGACTTTAAGATAGGGTGAACCGTTATCTGTTGAGGTGGCACGGGAGAATTTTTCCCGTCCTTCTTCGCTAAAACGTAAGGTATATAAGGGCGCTGCTGACCAGCGTTCAGCATCTAACTGGCGATAACCCAGCCGCAGATCACCACGCATAATGATCTGATCGGTGTGTTTCTCTCCGCTTTCATCTTCAGTCACCGGCAGGATAATCTGGCCATTTTCCGAGCTGATATTGCGGTAGATCACGTCGGCATCACGGATCAGATTATCCATATCAATGATCCCGATATGGCGAATCGTCGAGTATGGACGCAACGCTGATGTGTGGAAATGAAAGTTAGGGATACTATGACTGGCACACAGCTGGAGCAGCATAGCCCCCACCGAGGCGGTGCTTTTCGGATCATCAACCTGACCATTCTTATGGAACGGATACCAGGTGCCGGTTTGATAACCATGCAATGCTAAGATCCGTCCGGCAGGTAAAGGCAGATTGCGGCGAATAATCGCCTGAATCCCCGGCAATTGTGACGGACGCCCGGTCAGCAACAGCAGATCACAATCGTAATAAGACAAGACTTCGCACAGGGCGGTCAGCGCCTTATCGATATTGAATTTTCCGCTACAGAGATCATGATGGATACGGCTGAGCGGTAAATTGAGCATTATTGACGCGAGGCTAAATGTTTGTTCGCCGCCCGCTTTGTGGACTTCACGACGAACAAACCCTTCGACCTCTTCACTGATACTTCCCGCCGGTAATAGTTCATCAATGTGTTGATTGATAACCAGATGCGTCTGCTGATCCTGCGGATCGAATTGCTCGTAACAACCCAAAATATAGAGCGCCAGTGGCACAAAGAGTTGTAAGTTAAGTTGCTGACGCAACACCGCTTCCGCCGCGCTGATATTTTGTGAACCACAGAGTTGCGACATCAGTGTCGCCACCGACACGACACCTGCTTCACGCAGCGCCTGTTCAAAAGCGGGCAGAACATAGCATTGAATGACATCCAGCAAAATATCATCGCCCGCCATCTTCAGGCTGTCACGGAAGCGCTGATGCGGGATGATATGTACATTCGTCCCCCCGCCAGCGACCCCATTACTGTCGAGGCAATAATCAGAAATCACCAGATCTGTGGTACCGCCACCAATATCGATCGACGCAATCGTCAGTGTTTGCCGTTGCTGGCGATCCGGTCGCCCCAGAGTGTTGAAAAAAACCTCCGGATGACCGGCAAAATTCTGGTTGATCTCGGTATATAAATAGACGAGCTGGGCACAGGACGCTTCATCCCACTCAACACGGATCTCAGGGAGAGGAATTTTGAGCGTCGTCTCCGTCTGGCCGTCCTGTTGATCCTGATAGGGATCATTCTCACCACTATGCCAGCGTAAGGCTTTCCAGATCAATCCTACCGCCTGGTGCATTCTTTCATTGAGAATACAGCGTTCTGCCATCGGCAAACCTGGCGGTACGGTCAGAATGATATGCCGTAATTGCCGTGGTATTCCGGCATGACCCTGACGAATTCGTTGCTCGGGACTGTTTATCTGGCTGATGGCATGGGTTAACACTTCCGCGAGCATAAAGGTCATCAGTGAGCTACGTGAATAGCGGGGAGTGAATACCGGAATACGATCCATCTCGTCTTCAATGGTATGCAGCGCCTCGCCCCTTTCGTCAATTAAGCTGGCAAAAGGTGCCGCTGTCGCTAACGGGTTGCTGTCCTGAACATAGCTGCCATTAAAACGCCAGCCCTGACCATAAAACTTCTCATCCCATAAATAGCGTTTCGGACTGGAGAGACCGGTAGAGCCTTCACTGCCACGTCGATGAGCGGCTAAGCGGCTGGCTTCGCGACCGATACGGGCGATCGTCGGCCACTGGAAAG
The sequence above is drawn from the Enterobacteriaceae bacterium ESL0689 genome and encodes:
- a CDS encoding virulence factor SrfC family protein, which gives rise to MTNQQQALIQGWAAVAEGCQQALGWVDTVRVGSRRLENEADKLNLSLLRTRNLATTLTDVAGTPMTVGIFGISQAGKSYLISALAADSSGGLEALYGDQRIDFIQQVNPVGGGKEATGLVTRFTAQAPVAPADYPVPLRLFSEIDLAKILANTWFNDFNHEQLSYQLDQSRIDACLQPFLQRATQPTANNGVSREDVVALWDYLNASFKKSVEKLEHAYWPQVLKIAPALTSGERAELFSLLWGEQPALTETYRTLARVLEKLNHASLVFAPLPTLIDHSHGSIMNVDSINRLGSGEDRQVEIGYWKEDQQLARTTLLQAELTALTAELIFPLAEVSDGSVMTQMDLLDFPGYRGRLKITALEEAGREGLNPISQLLLRGKVAYLFERYTDNQEMDALVVCASSAKQSDVADVGPVLNRWVEKTQGKNAQQREARQPGLFWAITMCDMRINNSLKLSEAQLKEGWEGMLHMTLLERFGQYDWLQQWTPGKPFNNCFLVRKPGLDNPFLTLEPVAGSEEKLHEVAFAERYQGVLDQMGATFISGKNVRCHVAEPQMAWQAMLKLNDGGISRLTTALQGVAHLDFKLQHLHAQLLQYREEIGEQKLGRWYERDGDGQQARKQEIAKVLWQSLSENTHNIGELIYRLALPVHELDNIYLSIRDQQQTSPTTEDAPAQPLLAANPFGANPFAQEATRSAETDTASAMGATVLPPGSSLDDEFAHQVFTAWIAHLRELAQQGAYWAPPGLSAESLNLLSEELITAASRQDLENTLRQVLAGQQQINTRREQLMARQVLRAQLTISDFIAWFGYLTLPAEQIPASYLGDKEKVFSKKMALTSDGLPQLPSVAATPGIAYIGDWVSALMTQILNNAGHSATRDISFEQNRQLGQIISHLKQESVSC
- a CDS encoding virulence factor SrfB produces the protein MLPEIVSYDRQVTLVADTGIQFMDFGFTPGRQPAGEFIKLANGMLTRLIYNEQRDYYFYQPEADKIEKAKSLYDVPLEQSLKLLDGVWLPLPLFRFIPPHSYQEGPLNWARFRLIKLAQPDIDGHSYRMTLAIDTRVMAKQHDTADLGPNQEDVNAGAIFAVATATYALNWYLSQEWITDWLVEVFKEANKGLDIDEREQQLEQHFPQAHYLNLLSLMAVPVEGLQAQSRPMIDLPQFRMIANREVNAIKPIAVDLILDVGNSRTCGILIEDHGQSAGPGLQHNYVLKLRDLSAPEQVYTDPFESRIEFSQAFFGKDHCSVRSGRHDAFQWPTIARIGREASRLAAHRRGSEGSTGLSSPKRYLWDEKFYGQGWRFNGSYVQDSNPLATAAPFASLIDERGEALHTIEDEMDRIPVFTPRYSRSSLMTFMLAEVLTHAISQINSPEQRIRQGHAGIPRQLRHIILTVPPGLPMAERCILNERMHQAVGLIWKALRWHSGENDPYQDQQDGQTETTLKIPLPEIRVEWDEASCAQLVYLYTEINQNFAGHPEVFFNTLGRPDRQQRQTLTIASIDIGGGTTDLVISDYCLDSNGVAGGGTNVHIIPHQRFRDSLKMAGDDILLDVIQCYVLPAFEQALREAGVVSVATLMSQLCGSQNISAAEAVLRQQLNLQLFVPLALYILGCYEQFDPQDQQTHLVINQHIDELLPAGSISEEVEGFVRREVHKAGGEQTFSLASIMLNLPLSRIHHDLCSGKFNIDKALTALCEVLSYYDCDLLLLTGRPSQLPGIQAIIRRNLPLPAGRILALHGYQTGTWYPFHKNGQVDDPKSTASVGAMLLQLCASHSIPNFHFHTSALRPYSTIRHIGIIDMDNLIRDADVIYRNISSENGQIILPVTEDESGEKHTDQIIMRGDLRLGYRQLDAERWSAAPLYTLRFSEEGREKFSRATSTDNGSPYLKVRLMVDKGIRARQLGLISDRLAVAEVSSNTDKSFNKRDVELELNTLPDTGLINSQHWLDSGSVKK